The following are from one region of the Halorussus rarus genome:
- a CDS encoding VOC family protein: protein MLSGLRWLALEAKHLDRAREFYASHLDLPVVREGDGEVVLDAGGSDLVLREPGGVPRGGVHTHYAFAAPPDRYRAWYDRLAESFDLTEFDFGGAKSLYFYDADGNCVEIGGVGEGDADITEIFEIVLEVEDLARAESVYRSLGFEVVDRGEQRRRVRLAGPVDLELWEPHLGIADARGGLHVDVGFAAEDPHAVADAVRDEVCAVEELDDGVRVRDPDGHYLTFQ, encoded by the coding sequence ATGCTCTCGGGGTTGCGATGGCTGGCGCTCGAAGCGAAGCACCTCGACCGCGCGCGGGAGTTCTACGCGAGCCACCTCGACCTCCCGGTGGTCCGCGAGGGCGACGGCGAAGTGGTTCTCGACGCCGGCGGGTCCGACCTCGTCCTCCGCGAGCCCGGCGGCGTGCCCCGCGGCGGGGTCCACACCCACTACGCATTCGCCGCACCGCCGGACCGCTACCGGGCGTGGTACGACCGGCTCGCGGAGTCGTTCGACCTCACGGAGTTCGACTTCGGCGGCGCGAAGTCGTTGTATTTCTACGACGCGGACGGCAACTGCGTCGAGATCGGCGGCGTCGGCGAGGGCGACGCCGACATCACCGAGATCTTCGAGATCGTCCTCGAGGTCGAGGACCTCGCGCGCGCCGAGTCGGTCTACCGGTCGCTCGGCTTCGAGGTCGTCGACCGCGGCGAACAGCGCCGCAGGGTCCGCCTCGCCGGGCCGGTGGACCTCGAGCTCTGGGAACCCCACCTCGGCATCGCCGACGCCCGAGGGGGCCTCCACGTCGACGTGGGGTTCGCGGCCGAGGACCCCCACGCCGTGGCCGATGCGGTCCGCGACGAGGTGTGTGCGGTGGAGGAGCTGGACGACGGCGTGCGCGTGCGCGACCCGGACGGTCACTATTTGACGTTCCAGTAG